The proteins below are encoded in one region of Andreesenia angusta:
- a CDS encoding HPr family phosphocarrier protein, whose product MIEKTVKIENELGLHARPAALFVRECSKYKSEIYLKKNDFQINAKSIMGIMAMGISEGDEVEIIVDGPDEERAMSEIVKVLEEL is encoded by the coding sequence TTGATAGAGAAAACTGTTAAAATAGAAAACGAGCTTGGGCTACACGCTAGGCCTGCGGCTCTTTTCGTAAGGGAATGCTCCAAGTACAAGAGCGAGATATATTTAAAGAAAAACGATTTCCAGATAAATGCAAAAAGCATAATGGGAATAATGGCCATGGGCATCTCGGAAGGAGACGAAGTGGAGATAATTGTGGATGGACCCGATGAAGAGAGGGCCATGTCCGAAATAGTGAAAGTGTTGGAGGAGCTTTAA
- the whiA gene encoding DNA-binding protein WhiA, producing MPSFSTTTKDEISKLELKSKCCLRAEIAAIIQMSGSLSISGGGISLKVTTENASIARRIFNLLKVIYEVHSDIVVRKNRQLKKNNSYMINVEGSEKVEHILRDIEVLRDRESIYYGLSNRISPNIVKDRCCKRAYIRGAFLGGGSISNPERTYHFEFITNDDEYSKDLSELVNSFGLKSKVVTRKDYYIVYIKEGEQVVDLLNIMGAHNALLRLEDIRVLKEMRNNINRIVNCETANLAKTINASLRQIKKIEFIDNTMGIENLPENLKEIARLRIENQDASLKELGELLSPPVGKSGVNHRLRKLEEIADELSEGGKRVDRENC from the coding sequence ATGCCTTCTTTTTCTACAACAACTAAAGACGAAATATCGAAACTTGAACTAAAATCAAAGTGCTGCCTCAGAGCTGAAATAGCGGCTATAATACAGATGAGTGGAAGCCTTAGCATAAGCGGAGGAGGGATTTCCCTCAAGGTGACAACTGAAAATGCATCCATAGCCAGAAGGATATTCAATCTGCTGAAGGTAATATACGAAGTGCACAGCGACATAGTGGTCAGGAAAAACAGACAGCTCAAGAAAAACAACAGCTACATGATAAATGTAGAGGGGTCTGAAAAGGTGGAGCATATACTTAGGGATATAGAGGTGCTTAGAGACAGAGAAAGCATTTACTACGGACTTAGTAACAGGATATCTCCTAACATAGTCAAGGACAGATGCTGCAAGAGAGCGTATATAAGAGGGGCGTTCCTCGGAGGAGGTTCTATAAGCAACCCTGAGAGGACATACCACTTTGAATTCATAACTAACGACGACGAGTACAGCAAGGACCTTTCTGAGCTTGTGAATTCGTTTGGGCTTAAGTCCAAAGTAGTGACAAGGAAAGACTACTATATAGTCTATATAAAGGAAGGAGAGCAGGTTGTGGATTTGCTCAACATAATGGGAGCCCACAACGCACTTCTAAGGCTTGAAGACATAAGAGTGCTCAAAGAGATGAGAAACAACATAAACAGAATTGTAAACTGCGAAACTGCAAATCTAGCCAAGACGATAAATGCGTCTCTAAGGCAGATAAAGAAGATAGAGTTTATAGACAACACGATGGGGATAGAGAATCTACCTGAAAACCTGAAGGAGATAGCAAGGCTTAGGATTGAAAACCAGGACGCAAGCCTGAAAGAGCTTGGCGAACTGCTGAGCCCGCCTGTGGGTAAGTCCGGAGTGAACCATCGCCTGAGAAAGCTAGAGGAAATAGCTGATGAACTGTCAGAAGGAGGTAAGAGAGTTGATAGAGAAAACTGTTAA
- a CDS encoding NUDIX hydrolase: protein MREEISSGGIVIFGNAILLLKKYNGDWVLPKGRVEPGETIEDAATREVMEETRVKAEIITYLGYIKYKFRSMKEEHRLIRKTVHWYLMKAKNMNAVPQRSEGFVDVKFVHIDRAKTLLKYRDEKKIIDRAVRAIKGESD, encoded by the coding sequence TTGAGAGAAGAAATAAGCTCTGGAGGGATAGTCATATTTGGCAATGCAATACTACTGCTCAAGAAGTACAACGGAGATTGGGTATTGCCCAAAGGTAGAGTTGAGCCAGGTGAAACCATAGAAGATGCAGCTACAAGAGAAGTGATGGAAGAGACAAGAGTGAAAGCTGAAATTATAACTTATTTAGGATATATAAAGTACAAGTTCAGAAGCATGAAAGAAGAGCACAGGCTTATAAGAAAGACGGTGCACTGGTATCTTATGAAGGCCAAGAACATGAATGCAGTTCCTCAAAGATCTGAGGGATTCGTAGACGTGAAGTTTGTTCATATAGACCGGGCAAAGACGCTTCTCAAGTACAGAGACGAAAAGAAGATAATAGACAGGGCCGTTAGGGCGATAAAGGGGGAGAGCGACTAA
- a CDS encoding hydrolase, which translates to MEKNFIPEVSSYLRKNMIYVPKVIYKSSGIRVNGKLIRSLVFSTDVAIIRNINADAVIAVYPFTPQLVVTQALMTAADIPVFCGVGGGTTTGKRTVNIALHAEFQGAFGVVVNSPTENSVISALDETIDIPIVVTVGSENTDIDARLKAGADILNVSGGPRTIDIVKSIRDRYPDVPIIATGGPNEHTILQTIEAGANAITYTPPTTAELFSPVMEKYRNLND; encoded by the coding sequence ATGGAAAAGAATTTTATCCCAGAGGTATCTAGCTACCTTAGAAAGAATATGATCTACGTGCCTAAGGTTATATACAAGAGTTCTGGCATAAGAGTCAACGGAAAGCTGATCAGATCCCTTGTGTTCTCTACAGATGTTGCTATAATAAGGAATATAAATGCTGACGCTGTTATAGCCGTATACCCTTTCACTCCTCAGCTGGTGGTGACGCAGGCGCTTATGACTGCGGCCGATATCCCGGTCTTCTGCGGTGTAGGCGGTGGAACCACTACTGGGAAGAGGACTGTCAACATTGCGCTTCACGCTGAATTTCAGGGAGCCTTCGGTGTGGTAGTAAACTCTCCCACTGAGAACAGCGTCATAAGTGCGCTAGACGAAACAATAGATATTCCCATAGTTGTGACTGTCGGGTCTGAAAATACAGATATAGATGCCAGGCTGAAAGCAGGGGCGGATATACTGAACGTATCGGGTGGCCCTAGGACTATAGACATAGTAAAGAGCATAAGAGACAGATACCCTGATGTGCCCATAATCGCCACAGGAGGCCCTAACGAGCACACCATACTTCAAACAATAGAAGCTGGTGCAAATGCAATTACATATACGCCTCCTACTACGGCTGAACTCTTTTCCCCTGTGATGGAAAAGTACAGAAATCTGAATGACTAA
- the yvcK gene encoding YvcK family protein, whose translation MKILRWRRLLFNIKHWIALGALGFILFLSGVVTFFYGVQIPWRNDRMFSSTLIILGVFLLGVAGSGGIRALLKIIRSFNNYRVFDSNAVDEIIHREQVLSKGPKIVVLGGGTGLSVLLRGLKNYTSNITAIVTVADDGGGSGVLRDEMGMLPPGDIRNCILALADTEPTMQKLLNHRFKEGSLKGQSFGNLFIAAMNEIYGDFNKAIKEMSNVLAVKGKVLPVTLEDIELVAELQGGIKVKGESEIPIKSRETGKRIERVRIEPDHSKPLDESLFEISNADCIVLGPGSLYTSVIPNLLVEGMAKAVKESKATKVYIGNVMTQPGETDGYGIYDHVEAVLEHSYDDMIDYVISNIGVIPEETLKRYSEDGAEMVSITEEDEEKLRAKGIVLVKDKLVESDKEKIRHDSNELSQIIVKIALASRLK comes from the coding sequence ATGAAGATTTTAAGGTGGAGAAGGCTGCTTTTCAATATAAAGCACTGGATAGCTCTCGGCGCTCTCGGATTCATTCTCTTTCTGTCCGGAGTGGTGACTTTTTTCTATGGAGTGCAGATACCTTGGAGAAACGACAGGATGTTTTCCTCAACGCTTATAATACTTGGAGTCTTTCTGCTGGGAGTAGCCGGGAGTGGAGGAATAAGGGCATTGCTGAAAATAATCAGAAGCTTCAATAACTACAGGGTGTTCGACAGCAATGCGGTAGATGAGATAATTCACAGAGAGCAGGTGCTTTCAAAGGGACCAAAGATAGTGGTCCTAGGCGGTGGAACAGGGCTTTCTGTACTTTTAAGAGGGCTTAAAAATTACACTTCCAACATAACGGCAATAGTCACTGTGGCAGACGACGGAGGAGGATCAGGAGTTCTCAGAGACGAGATGGGGATGCTCCCGCCAGGAGATATCAGAAACTGCATACTTGCGCTTGCAGACACAGAGCCTACGATGCAGAAGCTTCTAAACCACAGGTTCAAAGAGGGAAGCCTTAAAGGGCAGAGCTTTGGGAATCTCTTTATAGCGGCCATGAATGAGATATACGGAGATTTCAACAAGGCCATAAAAGAGATGAGCAACGTGCTTGCTGTAAAAGGCAAGGTGCTTCCTGTGACGCTTGAAGACATAGAGCTTGTGGCTGAACTTCAGGGAGGCATAAAGGTGAAGGGAGAGTCTGAAATCCCTATAAAGAGCAGAGAGACAGGGAAGAGAATAGAGAGAGTCAGAATAGAGCCGGATCATTCAAAGCCCCTAGATGAAAGCCTCTTTGAAATATCGAATGCAGACTGTATCGTACTGGGGCCTGGAAGCCTCTACACAAGCGTAATACCTAACTTGCTTGTGGAAGGCATGGCCAAGGCTGTAAAAGAGTCGAAGGCTACTAAAGTGTACATAGGGAACGTAATGACACAGCCAGGAGAGACGGATGGATACGGGATATACGACCATGTAGAGGCCGTGCTTGAACACTCCTATGACGATATGATAGACTACGTGATCTCCAATATAGGTGTGATTCCAGAGGAGACTCTTAAGAGGTATAGCGAAGATGGGGCCGAAATGGTTTCTATAACAGAAGAAGACGAGGAGAAGCTGAGAGCAAAGGGAATAGTTCTCGTAAAAGACAAGCTTGTAGAGTCAGACAAAGAGAAGATAAGGCATGACAGCAACGAGTTAAGCCAGATAATAGTGAAAATAGCACTTGCTTCAAGACTAAAGTAA
- the rapZ gene encoding RNase adapter RapZ: MKFIIITGLSGAGKSEVLKVLEDQGFYCIANLPPVLLKDFVELTMSKKSDFENVALLINTKESDAIHKFFENIKDLSESDIDYEILFLDASDRVLTKRFKELRRPHPFSPDGGIVKGIELEREELKGIKSKANHIIDTSNMTLGKLKEEVTKIFLEGSKSEKLSISVVSFGFKKGIPMDIDLLFDVRFLPNPYYIDELRPLTGNDSEVREYVMGFEESRVFLEKLKGMVEYLIPYYIKEGKSQLVIGIGCTGGKHRSVTIANELNEYLLDKEYRVTVIHREQEK; this comes from the coding sequence ATGAAGTTTATAATAATAACAGGGCTTTCAGGAGCGGGAAAGAGTGAAGTGCTGAAAGTGCTAGAGGACCAGGGATTCTACTGTATAGCGAACCTTCCACCTGTGCTGCTTAAGGACTTTGTGGAGCTCACAATGAGCAAGAAAAGCGATTTCGAGAATGTGGCGCTTCTTATAAACACCAAAGAGAGTGACGCAATACACAAGTTTTTTGAAAACATAAAAGATCTGAGTGAGTCAGACATAGACTACGAGATACTTTTCCTAGACGCATCTGACAGGGTGCTTACAAAGAGATTTAAGGAGCTTAGAAGGCCACATCCTTTCAGCCCAGACGGAGGCATAGTAAAGGGAATAGAGCTTGAAAGAGAAGAGCTCAAGGGCATAAAGAGCAAGGCAAACCATATAATAGACACGTCGAATATGACGCTTGGAAAACTCAAAGAAGAGGTAACGAAGATATTCTTAGAGGGAAGCAAGTCCGAGAAGCTTTCCATCTCAGTAGTGTCATTCGGATTCAAGAAGGGGATACCTATGGACATAGATTTGCTCTTCGACGTCAGATTTCTTCCCAATCCCTACTATATAGACGAACTCAGACCTCTTACTGGAAACGACAGCGAGGTAAGAGAATATGTCATGGGCTTTGAAGAGTCTAGAGTTTTTTTAGAGAAGCTCAAGGGCATGGTGGAGTATTTGATTCCATACTATATAAAAGAGGGAAAAAGCCAGCTTGTGATAGGCATAGGCTGTACTGGGGGCAAGCACAGATCAGTCACTATAGCCAACGAGCTTAATGAATATCTGCTAGACAAGGAATACAGGGTTACGGTTATACACAGAGAGCAGGAAAAGTAA
- a CDS encoding PHP domain-containing protein, whose amino-acid sequence MILTGDYHTHTVYSHGKGTIRQNVEAALKKGLKEIAITDHGPGHLVFKTKRESFFKMREEVDSLNQEYKDIRILLGVEANIVDYSGNIDVDQEILDIMDILLVGYHYGTRMKKWIDLYRMYAMNLFSFKKIRQLNSDAIIGAIKKYNVDIITHLGDRMRVDIKKIAEVAKEHGTMLEINASPNHGQLNFRNLNIAKDTGVKFVINSDAHSPERVGEVSRAMEVVKMARLNRKLIYNVEQNCEWKEDWEE is encoded by the coding sequence ATGATACTGACTGGAGATTACCACACACACACTGTTTACAGTCACGGCAAAGGCACTATTAGGCAGAACGTGGAGGCAGCCCTGAAAAAGGGATTAAAGGAAATAGCTATAACAGACCACGGGCCAGGACACCTTGTATTCAAGACCAAGAGAGAGAGCTTCTTCAAGATGAGAGAAGAGGTTGACAGCTTGAACCAGGAGTACAAGGATATAAGGATACTGCTGGGAGTTGAAGCCAATATAGTGGACTACTCCGGGAATATAGATGTAGACCAGGAGATACTTGATATAATGGATATACTGCTTGTAGGATACCATTATGGCACCAGGATGAAGAAGTGGATAGATCTCTACAGGATGTATGCAATGAACCTGTTCAGCTTCAAGAAGATAAGGCAGCTAAACAGCGATGCGATAATAGGTGCCATAAAGAAGTACAATGTGGATATAATAACCCATCTAGGCGACAGGATGAGAGTAGACATAAAAAAGATAGCTGAGGTTGCAAAAGAGCATGGGACTATGCTTGAGATAAATGCAAGCCCCAACCATGGGCAGCTGAACTTTAGAAATCTGAATATTGCAAAAGACACCGGGGTTAAGTTTGTGATAAACAGCGATGCTCACAGCCCTGAAAGGGTTGGGGAAGTCAGCAGGGCTATGGAAGTAGTCAAGATGGCTAGGCTGAACAGAAAGCTGATCTACAACGTAGAACAGAACTGCGAGTGGAAAGAAGATTGGGAGGAATAG
- the murB gene encoding UDP-N-acetylmuramate dehydrogenase: MDKERILEKIESVVANGRVMVDEPMKRHTTFKIGGPADLLVEPSSIEEVEDVLNICRSEDIPVTVIGNGSNLLVRDGGIRGVVVKIAELLSDVSVYEEKIVAEAGALMSKISSKALEHSLGGFEFASGIPGTIGGAVTMNAGAYGGEIKDYVSAVTCIDSEGQVKEYSGEEMAFGYRKSLVQAEGLVVLKVEISLNRGDRDEIKSKIDDYTERRTSKQPLHLPSGGSTFKRPEGYFAGKLIEDAGLRGLRHRNIQVSEKHCGFVVNLGESKAEDVLNLIGVVQKTVYDKFGIQLEPEIRIIGEEI, from the coding sequence ATGGATAAAGAGAGAATTTTAGAGAAGATAGAGAGTGTGGTAGCAAACGGGAGAGTGATGGTGGACGAGCCTATGAAACGCCACACCACTTTTAAGATAGGAGGGCCTGCAGACTTGCTTGTAGAGCCTTCAAGCATAGAGGAAGTCGAAGATGTTCTGAATATATGCAGGAGCGAAGACATCCCCGTAACTGTAATAGGAAATGGAAGCAATTTGCTTGTGAGAGACGGGGGCATAAGAGGAGTAGTGGTTAAGATAGCGGAGCTGCTGTCGGATGTAAGCGTATACGAAGAGAAGATAGTGGCCGAGGCGGGTGCGCTTATGAGCAAGATATCCAGCAAAGCGCTTGAACATTCGCTAGGTGGATTCGAATTTGCAAGCGGAATCCCAGGCACAATAGGCGGAGCTGTGACTATGAACGCAGGAGCTTATGGCGGAGAGATAAAGGACTATGTGAGCGCTGTAACCTGTATAGACTCCGAGGGACAGGTGAAAGAGTACAGCGGAGAGGAGATGGCTTTTGGATACAGAAAGAGCCTTGTCCAGGCTGAAGGGCTTGTAGTGCTCAAGGTAGAGATAAGCCTTAATCGAGGAGACCGAGACGAGATAAAGTCCAAGATAGATGACTACACAGAGAGAAGGACAAGCAAGCAGCCATTGCATCTTCCAAGTGGTGGTAGCACTTTCAAAAGACCTGAGGGATATTTTGCCGGAAAGCTGATAGAAGACGCAGGGCTTAGAGGACTTAGACACAGGAATATACAGGTCTCTGAAAAGCACTGCGGCTTTGTGGTCAATCTAGGCGAATCGAAGGCAGAAGATGTACTGAACTTGATAGGCGTTGTACAGAAGACTGTATACGACAAATTTGGTATTCAGCTTGAGCCGGAGATAAGGATAATAGGGGAAGAAATATAG
- the nifJ gene encoding pyruvate:ferredoxin (flavodoxin) oxidoreductase, whose protein sequence is MAKNMKTMDGNTAAAYVSYAFTEVAAIYPITPSSNMAEVTDEWSSHGKKNIFGQTVQVSELQSEAGAAGAVHGSLAAGALTTTYTASQGLLLMIPNMYKIAGELLPGVFHVSARALASHALSIFGDHQDVMSARQTGFAMLASSSVQEVMDLGGIAHLAAIKSRVPFLHFFDGFRTSHEIQKIETIDYEDFKSLVDYDAIKRFKDNALSPEHPVTRGTAQNPDIFFQAKEAANSFYEAVPDMVNNYMAEISKITGRDYKPFDYYGAEDAERVIISMGSVNETIEETIDELLEAGEKVGLVKVRLYRPFSDKYFFNVMPSTVKKIAVLDRTKEPGAIAEPLHLDIRTIYYNKENAPVIVGGRYGLGSKDTTPAQIKAVFDNLNQESPKNDFTIGIVDDVTNKSLEIDENFFTNPKEAIRCKFWGLGSDGTVGANKSAIKIIGDNTDMYAQAYFSYDSKKSGGVTISHLRFGKNPIKSTYLVQSPDFVSCSNQAYVNQYDLLKGLKKGGTFLLNCMWSGEELDEKLPASMKKYIADNEINFYTIDATSIAEEIGLGNRINMVMQSAFFKLAGVIDIDDAVKHLKGAIVKAYGKKGEKIVNMNYEAVDRGIGALNKVEVPSSWSSAVEDTVNCEVVPEFIEKVLEPMNRQEGDDLPVSTFKGREDGTFPCGTAAYEKRGIAVMVPEWQVENCIQCNQCSFVCPHAAIRPFLLDEEEKKNAPETLVTKKAIGKGLENLEYKIQISTYDCTGCGNCADICPSKEKSLIMKSAEEQQEAEAGHWEYLTREVSVKDDLMAPTTVKGSQFVQPLLEFSGACAGCGETPYIKAVTQLYGDRMMIANATGCSSIWGGSAPSTPYCANKDGKGPAWANSLFEDNAEYGYGMAMAVKHARAKIEDNMKSLLEMNISEELKSGLQAWIDNKEDADGSKEATAKILYLLSNNSESDEEVKALLKEIEKDKEYLVKRSIWILGGDGWAYDIGYGGLDHVLASGENINVFVMDTEVYSNTGGQSSKSTPTAAIAKFASSGKRVKKKDLGLMATNYGYVYVAQVSMGADKNHFLKALIEAEKYDGPSLIIGYAPCIAHGIREGMGRTQAQAKKAVDSGYWHLYRFNPELKEQGKNPFTLDSKEPVESFKDFIKGEVRYTSLAKEFPDIAEELFDKAEEEAKERYETYKRLSEY, encoded by the coding sequence ATGGCTAAAAACATGAAAACAATGGATGGAAATACGGCTGCGGCATACGTTTCCTACGCATTTACAGAAGTAGCTGCAATTTATCCTATAACTCCATCTTCAAATATGGCGGAAGTGACAGACGAGTGGTCGTCACATGGCAAGAAGAACATATTCGGTCAGACAGTTCAGGTATCTGAACTTCAGTCAGAGGCAGGAGCTGCGGGAGCGGTTCACGGATCACTGGCTGCAGGAGCGCTGACTACGACATACACAGCGTCACAAGGACTGCTGCTTATGATACCTAATATGTACAAAATAGCGGGAGAACTGCTGCCGGGAGTATTCCACGTAAGTGCACGTGCACTTGCATCGCATGCGCTTTCGATATTCGGAGACCATCAAGACGTAATGTCTGCAAGACAGACAGGGTTTGCAATGCTTGCATCTTCAAGCGTGCAGGAGGTAATGGACCTTGGAGGAATAGCTCACCTTGCAGCTATAAAGTCGAGAGTTCCTTTCCTTCACTTCTTTGACGGATTCAGAACTTCACACGAAATACAGAAGATAGAGACTATAGACTATGAAGACTTCAAGAGCTTAGTTGACTACGACGCTATAAAGAGATTCAAGGACAACGCGCTTAGCCCGGAACACCCGGTGACTAGAGGAACTGCACAGAACCCGGATATATTCTTCCAAGCTAAGGAAGCTGCAAACTCGTTCTACGAAGCAGTGCCTGACATGGTAAACAACTACATGGCTGAGATAAGCAAGATAACTGGAAGAGACTACAAGCCTTTTGACTACTACGGTGCAGAAGATGCAGAGAGAGTAATAATATCTATGGGATCTGTAAACGAGACTATAGAAGAGACAATAGACGAGCTTCTAGAGGCAGGGGAAAAAGTAGGACTTGTGAAAGTAAGACTCTACAGACCTTTCTCTGATAAATACTTCTTCAACGTGATGCCTTCTACAGTCAAGAAGATAGCTGTACTAGACAGAACTAAAGAGCCAGGAGCTATAGCAGAGCCTCTTCATCTGGACATAAGAACTATCTACTACAACAAAGAGAATGCTCCTGTAATAGTGGGTGGAAGATATGGACTAGGTTCAAAAGACACTACTCCTGCACAGATAAAGGCTGTATTTGACAACCTAAACCAAGAGAGTCCGAAAAACGACTTCACTATAGGTATAGTGGACGACGTTACAAATAAATCGCTAGAGATAGATGAAAACTTCTTCACAAATCCGAAGGAAGCTATAAGATGTAAGTTCTGGGGACTTGGATCAGATGGAACAGTTGGTGCAAACAAGAGCGCCATAAAGATAATAGGAGACAACACTGATATGTATGCTCAGGCTTACTTCTCGTACGACTCTAAGAAGTCTGGAGGAGTTACAATATCTCACCTGAGATTTGGAAAGAACCCTATAAAGTCTACTTACCTTGTACAGAGTCCTGACTTCGTGTCTTGCTCGAACCAAGCGTATGTAAACCAGTATGACCTTCTTAAAGGACTTAAAAAAGGAGGAACTTTCCTTCTGAACTGCATGTGGTCTGGAGAGGAACTTGACGAGAAGCTGCCAGCAAGCATGAAGAAGTATATAGCTGACAACGAGATAAACTTCTACACTATAGACGCCACTTCGATAGCTGAAGAGATTGGACTTGGAAACAGAATAAACATGGTGATGCAGTCTGCATTCTTCAAGCTTGCAGGCGTAATAGATATAGATGACGCAGTCAAGCATCTAAAAGGTGCAATAGTTAAAGCCTACGGAAAGAAAGGCGAAAAGATAGTAAATATGAACTACGAGGCAGTTGACAGAGGAATAGGGGCGCTTAACAAGGTAGAAGTTCCTTCAAGCTGGAGCAGCGCTGTAGAAGATACTGTAAACTGCGAAGTGGTTCCAGAGTTTATAGAAAAAGTGCTAGAGCCTATGAACAGACAAGAGGGAGATGACCTTCCAGTCAGCACTTTCAAAGGCAGAGAAGACGGTACTTTCCCTTGCGGAACTGCTGCTTACGAGAAGCGTGGAATAGCTGTAATGGTTCCAGAGTGGCAAGTTGAAAACTGTATCCAGTGTAACCAATGCTCGTTTGTCTGCCCACACGCAGCCATAAGACCGTTCCTGCTAGACGAGGAAGAGAAGAAAAATGCACCAGAAACTCTTGTAACTAAGAAGGCTATAGGAAAAGGACTTGAAAACCTGGAGTACAAGATACAGATTTCGACTTACGACTGTACAGGATGCGGAAACTGTGCTGACATCTGTCCATCTAAGGAGAAGTCGCTTATCATGAAGTCGGCTGAAGAGCAACAAGAGGCAGAAGCAGGACATTGGGAATACCTTACAAGAGAAGTCAGCGTGAAAGACGACTTGATGGCTCCTACAACTGTAAAGGGAAGCCAGTTCGTGCAGCCGCTGCTTGAGTTCTCAGGAGCTTGTGCAGGTTGTGGAGAGACACCTTATATAAAAGCGGTGACTCAGCTTTATGGAGATAGAATGATGATAGCGAACGCTACAGGATGTTCTTCAATCTGGGGTGGATCTGCACCGTCTACGCCATACTGTGCGAACAAAGACGGCAAAGGGCCAGCTTGGGCGAACTCGCTGTTTGAAGACAACGCAGAGTATGGATATGGAATGGCTATGGCAGTTAAGCATGCCAGAGCTAAGATAGAAGACAATATGAAGAGTCTTCTTGAGATGAACATCTCAGAAGAGCTTAAGTCAGGACTACAGGCTTGGATAGACAACAAAGAAGACGCAGATGGTTCGAAAGAGGCTACAGCCAAGATACTATACCTTCTTTCAAACAACAGCGAGTCAGATGAAGAAGTTAAAGCTCTACTTAAAGAGATAGAGAAAGACAAGGAGTACCTAGTCAAGAGATCTATCTGGATACTAGGTGGAGACGGATGGGCTTACGACATAGGATACGGCGGATTAGACCACGTGCTTGCGTCAGGAGAAAACATAAACGTATTTGTAATGGACACAGAAGTTTATTCGAATACAGGAGGACAGTCTTCTAAGTCTACTCCTACAGCTGCAATAGCCAAATTTGCATCTTCAGGAAAGAGAGTGAAGAAAAAAGACCTAGGGCTTATGGCTACAAACTACGGATATGTATACGTAGCTCAAGTATCTATGGGAGCAGACAAGAACCACTTCCTGAAAGCTCTTATAGAGGCTGAGAAATACGATGGACCTTCGCTTATAATAGGATATGCTCCATGTATAGCCCACGGAATCAGAGAGGGAATGGGAAGAACTCAAGCTCAAGCCAAAAAGGCTGTTGACTCTGGATACTGGCATCTATACAGATTCAACCCAGAGCTAAAAGAGCAAGGAAAGAATCCATTCACGCTAGACTCTAAAGAGCCTGTAGAGTCGTTCAAGGACTTTATAAAAGGCGAAGTTAGATACACTTCACTTGCTAAGGAGTTCCCAGATATAGCTGAAGAGCTTTTTGACAAGGCAGAAGAAGAGGCAAAAGAAAGATACGAAACTTACAAGAGATTGTCAGAGTATTAA
- a CDS encoding phosphatase, producing MKFVVDTHCHTVSSGHAYSTVMEIAKVASEKGLKMVAITDHGPSMPGSPNIYHIINQKVIPDEICGVKILKGVEANILDFEGNLDIEDSVLENLDVVIASMHDVCIRPGNYKENTNAVMKAMENPYVDIIGHLGNPNFPIDKEVVVKKAKETNTLIEINNSSFLSSRAGSMGNCMEIARMCEEYGVPMVVGSDAHIAFDIGRTDKIEEVFKYVSIGEDSFLSTSEDKMIDYFKSKGKHRFK from the coding sequence ATGAAATTTGTAGTAGATACGCATTGCCATACAGTCTCAAGCGGACACGCATACAGCACTGTTATGGAGATAGCGAAAGTGGCAAGTGAAAAGGGGCTTAAGATGGTGGCAATAACAGACCATGGACCGTCTATGCCAGGGAGCCCAAATATATACCATATAATAAACCAGAAGGTAATTCCAGACGAGATATGTGGAGTTAAGATACTAAAGGGAGTTGAAGCCAATATACTGGACTTCGAGGGGAATCTGGATATAGAGGATTCAGTGCTTGAGAATCTTGACGTTGTCATAGCTTCGATGCATGACGTCTGCATAAGACCAGGAAATTACAAGGAAAACACTAATGCCGTTATGAAAGCCATGGAAAATCCGTATGTGGACATAATAGGACATTTGGGGAACCCGAATTTTCCAATAGACAAGGAAGTTGTAGTCAAGAAGGCCAAGGAGACGAACACACTTATAGAAATAAACAATAGTTCTTTTCTCTCAAGCAGAGCTGGAAGCATGGGCAACTGCATGGAGATAGCCAGGATGTGCGAGGAGTACGGGGTGCCTATGGTAGTGGGGAGCGATGCTCATATAGCTTTTGACATCGGGCGTACAGATAAGATAGAGGAAGTGTTCAAGTACGTGTCAATAGGCGAAGATTCGTTTTTAAGCACTTCTGAAGACAAGATGATAGATTACTTCAAGAGCAAAGGCAAGCATAGGTTTAAATAG